A region of the Ptychodera flava strain L36383 chromosome 22, AS_Pfla_20210202, whole genome shotgun sequence genome:
AGAGGAGTGTTCGGTTTTCTATACACAACACCAACAACCATCTGTTTACCATTGGTGAATGTTTCTATGAACAGCGACTCACAATTAGCAATTTCTAAGTTGTTAATGTGTGAAAAGGACAAAGACTTGTGAATGTATAATGCAACTCCCCCACCTTGTGAATATTCACGATTACAAGTGATAAGTTGGTAGGGTTGAATGTTGAAAAGTGAACAATCGGAGTCCTTACGTAACCATGTTTCAGACAAAGCAACAACGGAGAAAGTATGATTCAAAATGCTCAGGAACGAAACGAGATCATCATAGTGTTTTCCCAATGAtcgtacatttacatgaagaGCTGAGAAAGATTGATATGGAATAGTATCAGTTTTTACTGTCGAGAAAACATTGTTTCTATATTTACCTTGGTTAAAGTCATCGACAGATATTGAAGTGCAACTGGATTTAACAACAGAGTCCTGTGTAGTCGAGTCCATAAATGAAAAAAGCGAGCGTTCTCAAGTCAAGCGGCTAATAGCTTGCAACGACGATATGATGATCGCATCTGAGGTGTCATCCTTTCGCGTGTATATCTTCCCATTATTGGTCCAAATATACCTCCACTTTAGGTGTTTACGTCTGTCGTTAACTTGATGGAAGAGTCGCTTCACCGATGGACTTAGATTTTCGTTAATAAAGATGCTATTCGTTGCGTTGTCGTCAAGATGTAGGTGGGTTGGTGTTTTGCCTTGAAGGTTTCTTCTTGAGTAATACAACGTATTTCTAACTGAACGTCTTACAAATTTGACGATGATAGGCGGTGGAAGCTGTCGTTCACGTTGTTGTGAATGACGTCTTGGAAGACGGTGACTGATGTCAATATCGGATGACGTTACGTCGACTCCAATGGCAGCTGCGATCTTGATTACAATATTGTCTGTGTCTTCGTTGTTATGCTGAGGAATACCATGTATTTCTAAGTTATTTCTCCGGCTGTACTGCTGAAGTTCGTTTAATTCGTCCTTGGTATTGCCCAGATCTCTATGTGCTGCTGTCAATTGATCACGAAGAGCCGCGTTCTCTTCCTTTGTATTTGCAATCTCGGTTTTCAGTTCTTTCATTTCTTCTTTCATTTGTTCAAAAAACGTATTCATAAAGTCAACTGACTTCTGTAGCTCGGTTAGGCGTTCTTCCACACAGGGGATCTTGTCGATTTTTTCCCTGAAGGCTGTCAGCGCTTTCATAATATCGGCAAGCTGGCATTGTAGGTCTTTGTCTTCTCCATGAATGGGTACAGCAGGATTGGGATTTGAAGTTCCCGCGTCAGCCATCTTGCTGCGCTTGGAATCTGGGCTGGCTTCACTACACGAACTTACATAGCGGTTTTTCTGCTTACTGCCTTTCCTTTTCGTCATGTGGGACTCTTGTAGAGGTTAGTAGGGTTCAACGAGGCATACAAGTAAGTTAGCCATGTGTTTGTGACTTTCACTCTCGAAAAATAAGAATGTAAAGCCGGAGCCCCAGAGGTGACGGTCCGCACTCTGCAACGTCACACTTTAAAGTTTGGCAACACCGACCACTAAATTTGGCGAGGAAAGTCGGGCGGCGGGAATTTTTGTGACACGTGTATGGAGCTGACAATTTTCCGCACATAAGTGCGTGAATAAGAATGTCAGCGGCGACCAGGGTACCGACCACAAACATTGGCTAGGATTAGAACATCGGACGGCGGGAATTGGTGACAGGTGTATCCGATAAAGAACAGACAATTTTCCGTACATTAGAAGGTGACTAAAGCTTGCGGGGCGGTACCAGGGTAACTGATTGTCCGGTAAAAGCCTGACAATCTTCGGTACCAAAAGCACGGGTATATGAATGTCTGATGGCGTCGATAGGGCGACAGGTGCGCTAATCAAAGGGGCGACTAATTTCCGTACTTAAAGTGCGACGATTGGAACTGCATTCAATGGGCTGCCAGACACAGGTATGCCAGAAAAGATGTTGAAAATTCGCCGTACAAAAAGCGCGAGGATAGGAATTGCTGTCAACGGACAGCAGACCACATGTGCCCGCAAAAGGGTCGATAATTTCCGTACCAAAGAATGTGGATTGGAATGGCTTTCAGCGGGCAGTTAGAGAAAGTTTTACCCAAAAAAGGATTGGCAATCTGCCATACCTTAGGTCCGTGAAATTGAATGACTCTGAGCGGGCAGTTTGCGATAAGTTGCCCGGtaaacagctgactatcttcCCTACCTACAGTGCGGAAATTTCAATGGTCATAAACCGGCAGAAGCTGACAATTATGCGGCTGCATGTAGTACTACCAATCTCCGGTCAGAAAagtgaataaagacaaaaatgtaaaaattttattctgcgtctacatttgccACAAATGGAAATATCTATACCTGCCAAACATTAATTTAGATTGAGTTTCttttttaaacgaaatttacctttcaGTGAGCCCGCAAACATTAAAAGGCGGAAATGCCTATTGATGTAGTTCTACGGGGATTTAAATCTCTTTCCGGAAGCAGTTGACGGTCgtgctgatagaagcttaagaAAGTCTCGTACTGCTGAACGTGTCATTCATCGAAATTTGAtccaattttaatgaaaatggtcaagtgaaccgatgaaatcatgaaatttacccATATTTCGACTTTCATTCTCTGATTTCAGGGTGATAAAATGGTTGGCCACGGATTGTTATTGActtgaaaattcatttattgAATTATCTGGCCAGTGGCATCGAattcaaattcaataatttgttCAAGAAAAGCTGAGTTATTCTACGCACATGAAGAAGACAGAGCACGCTTTACCGTTTTCTGAAACAACAGAATTTAACAATTGGTTTTGACTTCGTCTCGAAAGCTGCGTGACACTGATGATTTTCCAAAAGACTCTTTGAGGTTGACGACGGCTCCAGATGTTTACATCAAGGTAGGCTCAACGTCAACATAAACATCTGTAATCTTTCAATGGCTCGATGCGGTCAGAGCAAAATGTATCTTTTATATTCATCTGCCCAATACCTTCTTATTAAGTCACGGCTACCTTCCTTTACATTTATACACGGTTTTGTCAATTTCTAAGATGATGTGTGAAGTGATTATATGAATTTATGTTGCAGTTATATTCGCGCGTTTCTTGGCAAGGTATCCTATACTGTTTTCTGCATACCGATAAATAAACGCGTGTATATCCATTCATATTCGTTTATTTCAATAACAACTCTGCTCTTGTATGTCGAGACAAAGGAGTAGTGTGATGTCTCTTGGCGTGATCCTGTTACTTTTGTTCAATTAATATGCGATTTTGGGGAGACTGGCTTTTCTGCATGCTACAGTGAAAAGGAAAAACTTATTCCTTCAATATTCCGCTATTAGAGTAAAATATACTAACAGTTGTGACAGAAACGATAACCTTTCTGATATCGATTTTGACAGCAGACATTTTCACAAGTTTAAATAATGTCttcaggtagaacgcgcctcgaggacagatattctgactctcaaacgtttacaatattcttttagcCTACAACTTGTTGCTTGCGTaataataaagttttcaccggcttagttttgtgaaaacgaGAATCTTATTTCCCTAACTGAGATGACACAgtgatgacagccattttgaatttcaaatatcggtaagtaTTGGGCGcgttgtttctctagtattgAAATTTGTACGGTAAACCCCGATtgatattattgattttgaaagtaactggttgaaagtttgttcaaagaaagtttgagcaaagtttgaaTCTTTCATATTCGAGGCGCGAACAACCTTGAAATTAGCTTTAAGCACTGATACATGCTAATTCTGTTGCGTGGTTCCTCGGGACGACATCATGTCACGTGGTTTTTCCCCGGAACGACATCATGTAACGAGATTCGTTGTCCGGATTAAATATGTCGGGGTTTTTATTAAAAGACGATATTCAAGGGAAACAACttggagagaaaaaaacatggtcacgtgaccatgtTAACCCATGGGTCGCCATACCGAGCACACCTGAATTAAACAACATTGCAGTATTTCAAGACATTGTCAGATTTGATTGAAATGTGGTAAACTTGTTGCTTTTGTTTAATTGCGACAGATCGTAATATGAGAAGTGTTGACAgacatagtaaaattgcatacatttGAGAAAAGATTAAAGTTCAACTTCTTAacttaaaatatttgtattttttctgtgtatTCAGAAAGAGTAATTAGCAGTCAGCATTAGAGACACATTGcctcaaacaaaataatttaacatATCCAATTAAAATGTACatgaactgtaaaaaaattgcagGATATTTTAAGTTTTGAAGAAACACATTGTTAAAGTTTAATTATAAATTAGTGTTTGTTTCACGATCTTGTATGCTATTTCACATAAcctttttttgataattttttgttttgcggttgaaatattatttgcagttatattATTGGGAAAATATAGTCTATTAGTCACTGGACGGCCGAAATCTCTAGATTTGTTCACATTTCGTTTCTACATCCCAAGAAATGTATTGTTGCTAACTTTCAAGTCATTTCGATTAGAACTTTCTAAAACTTGATCGATAGCCACTCTGAAATATTAAAGTCTTAGATCTAGTCTCCCATATGCCTTAACATACCCACGTATGAATTGCTTTAAAGTCAGGGAGTTTATCACGTCGGTTGTGCAGCTCTATTAGATGTAACTTTTGGTTGATTTACCATTATATTTGTACTGCTTTTAAAAAGTGTCTTTATCCACTCTGAAAATCATGCCGAAATGCAGAGCGTTCAtcttgtatatataatatagaaataacgtttatttatgggcaagggcgagaggaaagcgaaaaattaacgggcgaggcttgccgagcccgttaatttggctttcctcgagcccgcgctcATAAATAAACGTCAATGGTCagtgcggagtctgttatttccattatattatcaacgaaccggagaaaatcgtcaaaatttgcgaaaattttcggagcgaacgacaactgggccccagaagtgagcaatacgcgacgcgctgtcacgcgcgctgtaaaatattggcacatctggaaatattttccgaaaaaagtatctcaacctggcccacaagtgctccattttattttgtatattgattatgataattttttttttacgttttggctgtaaagttacgatactttgagttgttattcttattattcatattcacgggcatataaacagaccattactgtgtatttgtggtcagtcacgtggttcagctcaaccaatcaaaatgcgacaggcagggcatggtaatataatgcatAATTATagttttataacacgccacatgctcattccctGTTGctattcgccagaatacgtcacgtgacgagaaaatagctATGTCTCGTCCCCACTGAGAGTGATGTCAGAGGGTATGTTTGAAAACACTATTTCCCCTGCGAAATAgtttttgcccaaatttggaaaagtgcaaaGACTACTTCTCAGGGAAATAGTGAACATAGTACTTGACTATACGCAtagtcgtctgcagctttgaagcAATGGTGGGTGACAAAAACGTGACGAGCACCCGGGATGCGCGACGAGCCTCTCTCTAAACAACAAGATTCTCCTTTTCAACAGTGTAGGAACTTGAATAGCTCATCGAAGACAGAGATTCAAGTACAACCAAGGAAGTTGCTAGGTATGCTGacgatatttttgtgaaaacattGGTACTACTGTTGAGAAATCACCAAGAAAACTTGtgacaatggattgttgcggagcgtaatatcaaaacacattaaaaactataacataaAGCAATATGAGCATgttgtgtgttataaaacaaCTCTAACTttgtctttattcgggctatatcACAGTTTATTATCCCTTGTggccgtgcgttaccagaaaaACATCGGTATACCCCGTCGgtcggcctcggggaatagcggtGTGTTTCTAGTAACGCACGTACGGCCtctaagggggggggggtaatacACGGGGGCGCTATAGCCCTAGGTTAGTAAAATGGTTTTTTTAGCATCATAGTATTCCTTGTGACCACCTAATAGGTCTTTTAAAGCGGACAACTGAATTTAAGTCCGGACCAGGAGATTGATTCACAAAAAACTGCATCAGTAACGAAACATTGAGTCAGCAAGATTTTTATACACTGTTCTGCGACGTACGGTAAGGCGAGTAATATGGAAATAGACtcgttttataaaataaaaaaaactggaTCAGTTCACAATTTTCAAGAAGACAATTTAGACATGTCATCGTTCACACATAAGGCGtcaaaaaactgtgaaaatgcCAACAATTGAACCGATGAAACTACTGGTCCTGGTCGGGATATACTTCAGGAATACAGTATAACCTGTCCTAAATCACATGCCAGTAGTGGGGAtatttgtgaacatttttgGAAGGGTTTCACTGCTGTAATTGCTGTTCTTGTTGTTCGTGGCGCGCGTCATTAGAGATGTCTGTAACTTTGGTTTCCGTGTCTTCTCAGGAATGCGTCTTAAACGTTCTCACCGGTTTACAATTTCCATCCTCCTTGATTTTCTTAGTTCTACAAGGGTCACCGATTTCAATACCTGGACCACTATACATGTGTAACATTTTCATTCTTAATGCTCAGTTCACTTCACAGCCTTTCACACAATTCAAAATCCAAAGGGCAATATAATTGTGGTGTCTCTTCAGTTCCAACAACAACCACTTCATCATTACTGTTACTTTCTCCATTACTTATATTGCAAACACAGTCAGATTCAATATTCACATTAATTCCAGTCACTTTAAACTGTTCTTTTGTACCAACACCCATAGAAACAGCTAAATTACAGCAATGTTCATACACTACCTCAATACTGTTCAATGGTATCAGTCCACTTGTGCCTTCAGGTGTAACCAAGCCATTTGAGTCTCTTGAGTGACAGTCAAATGCATAGTAGATATTATATTTCTTCAATACAGCAAATACAGCTGCtccaaaattaacaaaacacgCATCATATTATGTTAATGTCATTGCTAATGCATTGTACAAAGACATCACAAAATTGTCTACATTGACATCTTGACCTTTATACCTGTGACAGATTCTCCAAGACTTGACTTAAACTGTGTGTCAAACAACTCAATAGACAGTGGTAGTTCTGTGACTAAAAGATAAACATCCATCACTGTTGGTGACTGCTGCACACAACCATACAATTCATTACCTGTTTGCAGTATTGTATCCATATCGCATGTATTccacatttgcacattttttatttaactGTACTGTACAGAAACATAGCAATTAGCAACACACTGCCTCCCACTGTTCTCACCAAATTGAGCATGACTTTGGTTAAAACTGCCCTGCACTAAATCTGAGCATTCGATCTGTATGTTTACCTTCTCCCTGTCAATCGTTTTATCAACTTTAATGTCACTTTCATTCACTCTCACTTCATATTCAGTATAACTTGCAATTTTCATTGCCATACTACTCATTCCATGTTATTTCCTTCCTTATATGAAATAGGTCTTTCCCATGTACTTACATTGTCAATTATAAATAGCTTTTCTTCTCCTTGATCATTAGGCATTATCTTCCTGTGCAACGCAACAACATCAATGTTACCAACATCATCAATGCAATATCTCCTATGTGTTCGTCATCCTCCTTTGAATCCATAGCTACAGTATTACAATTGTCATTAGAATCTGCAGAAAAACTATTGTCATTCATGGCATCAATAATTATAATGTCATTTCCAAGTTCATCTTCAGTT
Encoded here:
- the LOC139122420 gene encoding uncharacterized protein; amino-acid sequence: MTKRKGSKQKNRYVSSCSEASPDSKRSKMADAGTSNPNPAVPIHGEDKDLQCQLADIMKALTAFREKIDKIPCVEERLTELQKSVDFMNTFFEQMKEEMKELKTEIANTKEENAALRDQLTAAHRDLGNTKDELNELQQYSRRNNLEIHGIPQHNNEDTDNIVIKIAAAIGVDVTSSDIDISHRLPRRHSQQRERQLPPPIIVKFVRRSVRNTLYYSRRNLQGKTPTHLHLDDNATNSIFINENLSPSVKRLFHQVNDRRKHLKWRYIWTNNGKIYTRKDDTSDAIIISSLQAISRLT